The following are encoded in a window of Dromaius novaehollandiae isolate bDroNov1 chromosome 11, bDroNov1.hap1, whole genome shotgun sequence genomic DNA:
- the LOC135329525 gene encoding uncharacterized protein LOC135329525, producing MQRTRLHLSSQHLCSRAQSGGAGTGQPHKDIPSQHTGPGCVSPRGEGAPRVVPRPTQALGDTCNTKTLLSCPVHGPRCPLLYGCGRGWECPSTWPQQHSSSSTRWKKGSAQRRISSIFHSLPHLRRRTRRRGGGREAGNLSETLNYKPEARRAGRHQPVPHTPRTLSPVPLRCYRGKCQEEQNTRAARSPRHQPRQWAAFTLGDINSPWQAAEEWQQAQGLPSGQHGCPHKERSVRVPVHACARACARGGLPARRLTASAAGTLSGARKSRQAQKWEQTGKKRRTRAGNAELDGEQESRRREESKAQLVKAHRDLTTQPKRQPAAGEGESQRCPS from the exons ATGCAGCG CACTCGGCTGCATCTGTCCTCCCAGCATCTCTGCTCCAGGGCCCAGTCTGGAGGAGCTGGAACTGGTCAACCCCATAAGGACATTCCCAGTCAACACACGGGTCCAGGCTGTGTCTCACCCAGAGGAGAGGGGGCTCCCCGTGTTGTCCCACGGCCGACCCAGGCACTGGGAGACACCTGCAACACGAAGACCCTGCTTTCCTGTCCTGTGCAtgggccccgctgccccctcctTTACGGGTGTGGAAGGGGCTGGGAATGTCCGTCCACATGgccccagcagcacagcagctccagcacccgGTGGAAAAAGGGCTCAGCTCAGAGGAGGATTTCAAGCATTTTCCACTCACTGCCTCATTTGAGGAGGAGAACGAGGAGGAGGGGTGGGGGCAGAGAGGCAGGAAATCTCTCGGAGACGCTGAACTACAAACCGGAGGCAAGGAGGGCAGGACGGCACCAGCCCGTCCCACACACCCCGCGCACGCTCAGCCCCGTCCCGCTGCGGTGCTACCGgggcaaatgccaggaggagcagaacACGCGCGCCGCGCGCTCCCCCCGCCACCAGCCCCGTCAATGGGCGGCATTCACGCTCGGGGATATTAATagcccgtggcaggctgctgaggAGTGGCAGCAAGCCCAAGGGCTCCCCTCCGGCCAGCACGGCTGCCCGCACAAGGAGCgcagtgtgcgtgtgcctgtgcacgcgtgtgcacgtgcgtgtgcacGCGGGGGGCTCCCAGCAAGGAGGTTAACAGCGTCTGCGGCCGGCACGCTGTCCGGAGCGAGGAAGAGTCGCCAAGCACAGAAATGGGAACAGacggggaagaagaggaggactCGGGCTGGAAACGCCGAGTTGGACGGGGAGCAAGAAagcagaagaagagaggaaagcaaagctCAGTTGGTTAAAGCTCACCGGGATTTAACAACCCAGCCCAAAAGACAGCCTGCTGCcggggagggcgagagtcaaCGCTGCCCCTCGTGA